In a genomic window of Myxococcota bacterium:
- a CDS encoding YaiI/YqxD family protein: MQPETRLYVDGDACPVKDEIYVVATRYGVPVSLVANQYQHVPADFGVEMVVVDAGPDVADDWIAERAGPGDVVITADIPLAARCLERGARVIGTDGRPFTEDSIGGALATRALREELREGGVATGGPAPLSGKDRSRFASRLDALVQQALRDA, from the coding sequence GTGCAGCCGGAAACCCGACTCTACGTCGATGGCGACGCCTGCCCCGTGAAGGACGAGATCTATGTCGTCGCCACGCGCTACGGGGTTCCCGTGTCGCTGGTGGCGAATCAATACCAGCACGTCCCGGCGGACTTTGGCGTCGAGATGGTCGTGGTCGACGCGGGACCGGATGTGGCGGACGACTGGATCGCCGAACGCGCGGGGCCGGGAGACGTCGTGATCACGGCCGACATTCCGCTCGCAGCGCGCTGCCTCGAGCGCGGTGCGCGGGTGATCGGTACCGACGGGCGCCCCTTCACCGAAGACTCGATCGGCGGAGCGCTCGCGACCCGCGCATTGCGCGAAGAGCTCCGCGAAGGCGGAGTGGCGACGGGCGGGCCCGCCCCGCTCTCGGGGAAGGACCGGTCGCGCTTCGCCTCGCGGCTCGATGCCCTGGTGCAGCAGGCCCTGCGCGACGCCTGA
- a CDS encoding TauD/TfdA family dioxygenase, with protein sequence MSRFKSYGEQTLHYFGRPHTEVPAGPVGGPAAWKRADVADDPGWRYRLSDAEAAELQSAVSEVRERGIPMGELRAADFPLPTLAARVAEWRHAIQHGLGFQVVSGMPLDAWDEAEASVAYWGLGLHMGTPGAQNPQGDLLGHVRDSGAATDDPFVRLYQTSANIAYHCDAADVVGLLCLRPAKSGGASRIVSSVSVFDEVQRRRPEFVPRLFEPFLLDVRNEDASGALRHFPVSPCRFAEGALATFFHSDYFRSVQRHDDVAPFTDDETALLDLYEGIAERPELYFDMELARGDIQWLSNHRILHARTEYEDHPEPEYRRHLLRLWLSLEAA encoded by the coding sequence ATGTCGCGATTCAAGAGCTACGGCGAGCAGACCCTGCACTACTTCGGGCGGCCCCACACCGAAGTGCCGGCAGGTCCGGTCGGGGGTCCTGCCGCTTGGAAGCGTGCGGACGTCGCCGACGACCCGGGCTGGCGCTACCGGCTCAGCGACGCAGAAGCCGCCGAGCTTCAGAGCGCGGTCTCCGAGGTGCGTGAGCGCGGCATCCCGATGGGCGAGTTGCGAGCCGCGGACTTTCCGCTCCCCACGCTCGCGGCGCGGGTCGCAGAATGGCGCCACGCCATCCAGCACGGCCTCGGCTTCCAGGTCGTCTCGGGAATGCCACTCGATGCCTGGGACGAAGCGGAAGCGTCGGTGGCGTACTGGGGGCTCGGGCTCCACATGGGCACCCCGGGTGCACAGAACCCCCAAGGCGATCTGCTCGGACACGTGCGCGACTCGGGCGCGGCCACGGACGACCCCTTCGTTCGCCTCTATCAGACCTCCGCGAACATCGCCTACCACTGCGACGCCGCCGACGTGGTGGGCCTCTTGTGCCTGCGACCCGCGAAATCCGGCGGGGCCAGCCGGATCGTCAGCTCGGTCAGCGTCTTCGACGAAGTCCAGCGTCGGCGTCCCGAGTTCGTACCGCGCCTCTTCGAGCCCTTCCTGCTCGACGTCCGCAACGAGGACGCGTCTGGAGCCTTGCGGCATTTCCCCGTATCGCCCTGCCGCTTCGCCGAGGGAGCGCTCGCGACGTTCTTCCACAGCGACTATTTCCGCTCGGTGCAGCGACACGACGACGTCGCTCCGTTCACCGACGACGAGACGGCATTGCTCGACCTCTACGAGGGCATCGCCGAGCGGCCCGAACTCTACTTCGACATGGAGCTGGCCCGCGGCGACATCCAGTGGCTCTCGAACCACCGGATCCTCCACGCGCGCACCGAGTACGAAGACCACCCGGAGCCCGAGTACCGGCGCCACCTGCTGCGCCTGTGGCTCTCGCTGGAAGCCGCCTAG
- a CDS encoding carotenoid oxygenase family protein, whose translation MTDNLYLSGNFGPIEEERTAHDLRVRGEIPEALNGRLLRIGPNPIAADPATYHWFLGNGMVHGVEIAGGRAVGYRNRFVRDDELVAAKGWPPVEGPARDMMAAGVANTNVIGHAGKTFAIVEGGNLPVELTRDLETVARSDFEGTLPGGFSAHPKRDPDTDELHTAVYSPTMNAIQYVVLGADGRVRKVVDVPVPGRPMVHDCSITKNYFVLLDLPVIVDEDAADGGLTLPYAWTPDYGARIGLLPREGDASDVTWHEVDPCFVFHPQNSYEDADGRVVLDVVRHPTQFNRTGEGDGPPSLDRWVIDPSGGPVKEERLDDHPQEFPRCDERLVGKPYRYGYGVEIGPGFRFEALLKHDVKSVRTAVHRGPESRLFMEPVFVPRHETAAEDEGWLLAYTYDTERDTSEVVILDAQHFEEEPVAVIDLPGRVPFGFHGNWVPNPA comes from the coding sequence ATGACCGACAATCTGTATCTCTCGGGGAACTTTGGGCCCATCGAAGAAGAGCGCACCGCCCACGATCTGCGCGTGCGCGGTGAGATCCCCGAAGCGCTGAACGGACGCCTGCTGCGCATCGGCCCGAACCCGATCGCCGCGGACCCGGCGACCTACCACTGGTTCCTCGGCAACGGCATGGTTCACGGAGTGGAGATCGCAGGGGGGCGTGCCGTCGGATACCGCAATCGCTTCGTGCGGGACGACGAGCTGGTGGCCGCGAAGGGGTGGCCCCCGGTCGAGGGCCCCGCGCGCGACATGATGGCCGCGGGCGTCGCGAACACGAACGTGATTGGCCACGCCGGCAAAACCTTCGCGATCGTCGAGGGTGGGAACCTCCCCGTCGAGCTGACCCGCGATCTGGAGACCGTCGCGCGCAGCGACTTCGAGGGCACGTTGCCGGGTGGCTTCAGTGCCCACCCGAAGCGCGACCCCGACACCGACGAGCTCCACACGGCGGTCTACTCGCCGACCATGAACGCGATCCAGTACGTCGTGCTCGGCGCCGACGGTCGCGTGCGCAAGGTCGTCGACGTCCCGGTTCCCGGTCGTCCGATGGTGCACGATTGCTCGATCACGAAGAACTACTTCGTGCTCCTCGACCTGCCCGTGATCGTCGACGAGGACGCCGCCGACGGCGGACTCACCCTTCCCTACGCCTGGACGCCCGACTACGGCGCACGCATCGGGCTGCTGCCGAGAGAAGGCGACGCGTCGGACGTGACCTGGCACGAGGTGGATCCGTGCTTCGTGTTCCATCCCCAGAATTCGTACGAGGACGCCGACGGACGCGTCGTGCTCGACGTCGTGCGGCATCCCACCCAGTTCAACCGCACCGGCGAAGGCGACGGCCCGCCGAGCCTCGATCGCTGGGTCATCGATCCGAGCGGGGGCCCGGTGAAGGAAGAACGGCTCGACGACCACCCGCAGGAGTTCCCGCGTTGCGACGAGCGCCTGGTGGGGAAGCCCTATCGCTACGGGTACGGCGTCGAGATCGGCCCCGGTTTCCGCTTCGAGGCTCTGCTCAAGCACGACGTGAAGTCGGTCCGGACGGCGGTCCACCGCGGGCCCGAGTCGCGCCTGTTCATGGAGCCGGTCTTCGTGCCCCGGCACGAGACGGCCGCAGAAGACGAGGGCTGGCTGCTCGCCTACACCTACGACACCGAGCGCGACACCAGCGAGGTGGTGATTCTCGATGCGCAGCACTTCGAGGAAGAGCCCGTCGCGGTGATCGATCTCCCGGGTCGGGTGCCCTTCGGATTCCACGGCAACTGGGTTCCGAACCCGGCGTAG
- a CDS encoding TetR/AcrR family transcriptional regulator: protein MDALPLEARLVDVGLALLEEEGVEALTLRRVARAAGVSHGAPLRHFRSLADFKAELASHGFERLHGAVEKSGAQLAPGAGALARLKVASRAYVDCAVAHPGLFALMFRPGEIDDDNERFRRHAPAAFEHVVQLVRFAQDSGWQPERETRELAGAVWAGVHGVASLWNQGAVQGAIPGASLEAVLTHLIELMIQTGTLAERVPTSPADSHHRTPPTTSTEGASS, encoded by the coding sequence ATGGACGCTCTCCCCCTCGAAGCCCGCCTGGTCGACGTCGGGCTCGCGCTCCTCGAGGAGGAGGGGGTCGAGGCGCTGACCCTGCGGCGAGTGGCACGCGCCGCGGGCGTTTCCCATGGCGCCCCCCTGCGTCATTTCAGGAGCCTGGCCGACTTCAAGGCCGAGCTCGCCTCCCACGGATTCGAGCGTCTCCACGGCGCAGTCGAGAAGTCGGGAGCCCAGCTCGCTCCGGGTGCCGGGGCGCTGGCCCGGCTGAAGGTTGCCTCTCGCGCCTACGTGGACTGCGCCGTCGCGCACCCCGGCCTGTTCGCCCTGATGTTCCGACCCGGCGAGATCGACGACGACAACGAGCGCTTTCGCCGGCACGCCCCAGCGGCCTTCGAGCACGTCGTGCAGCTGGTGCGGTTTGCCCAGGACAGCGGCTGGCAACCGGAGCGCGAGACGCGAGAGTTGGCGGGAGCGGTCTGGGCCGGCGTTCACGGCGTCGCCTCGCTGTGGAATCAGGGCGCCGTGCAAGGTGCGATCCCCGGCGCCTCGCTCGAGGCGGTCCTCACGCACCTGATCGAACTGATGATTCAAACGGGCACGCTCGCGGAGCGCGTCCCGACCTCCCCTGCCGATTCCCATCACCGGACGCCGCCCACGACGTCCACCGAAGGAGCATCCTCATGA
- a CDS encoding L,D-transpeptidase: MAETRIRVDLARQRLELLAGDEVRASYPISSAANGAGEADGSEKTPRGLHTIAEKIGADAPDRAVFVGREPTGEICDAALYAGAPERDWILTRILWLDGLEPGKNHGPGVDSHDRYIYIHGTAEEERIGTLASHGCIRMCNADVCELFDQVEVGTLVEILEGKPDAEA, translated from the coding sequence ATGGCCGAGACACGGATTCGGGTCGACCTCGCTCGCCAGCGCCTCGAGCTCCTCGCCGGAGACGAGGTACGGGCCAGCTACCCGATCTCGTCGGCTGCGAACGGTGCGGGCGAGGCCGATGGCAGCGAGAAGACGCCGCGCGGTCTGCACACCATCGCGGAGAAGATCGGGGCCGACGCCCCGGACCGGGCGGTCTTCGTGGGTCGCGAACCGACCGGCGAGATCTGCGATGCGGCTCTCTATGCCGGCGCGCCCGAGCGCGACTGGATCCTCACCCGGATTCTCTGGCTCGACGGACTGGAGCCCGGCAAGAACCACGGCCCCGGCGTCGACAGTCACGACCGCTACATCTACATCCACGGCACCGCCGAGGAGGAACGGATCGGCACGCTCGCGTCCCACGGGTGCATTCGCATGTGCAACGCGGACGTTTGCGAACTCTTCGATCAGGTCGAGGTGGGCACCCTGGTCGAGATCCTCGAGGGCAAGCCCGACGCCGAGGCCTGA
- a CDS encoding DUF3604 domain-containing protein, which produces MRRSNGVRIYAWVALAVGFGCVAATASETGAEMPSETPSETNAVAAASFERTEVRENCARFEPLRQPLFGDLHVHTRYSFDSYTSGQRNGPDEAYRYAKGDAITLPDVDGEPTVEAKIDRPLDFTSVTDHSEFLGEMHLCTEDAWSMGYWTPLCVLTRADSFYLQLFAAGEWVELGVLDESETKERSVACSLPGGDCEAGASVFWEKLQEAAEAHYDRSAECRFTTFVGYEYTDAPGFRNLHRNVIFRNEQVIPLPISTYDTGTRNFPELWRQLRAQCIEGAPGCDVLSIPHNPNLAGGLMFPDPKDETEANDRRFFEPLVELVQHKAASECRFDRLAGRGVGTEDELCTFEQNKTDNLAALSTLFGELQTEEGKAVAIDDYARRNMVRNVLVDGLALEQRQGVNPFQMGFIGSTDTHSAVPGGAMEYDYVGHLGRRDTGYRNVQDHFQDNPGGLAVVWAEENSRDSVFAAMRRRETYATSGTRPVVRFFGGYDLGKDLCDDPDRVAAAYASGVPMGGNLPAAPETGAPRFLVSALKDPGVASHPGTDLQRIQIIKGWVDAEGQPRERVIDVAGSADNGAGVDASCRPTGLGHASLCSVWEDPDFDPAHPAVYYARVLENPTCRWSTLQCQAAGVNPFAEDCAEQAAAATAAVQRAGGRGDVYGSCCLDPAEEPFYSPVIQERAWTSPIWTTPPAR; this is translated from the coding sequence ATGCGACGATCGAACGGGGTCCGGATCTACGCCTGGGTGGCCCTTGCGGTCGGCTTTGGGTGCGTGGCAGCGACCGCGTCCGAGACGGGTGCCGAGATGCCCTCCGAAACGCCATCCGAGACGAACGCGGTGGCCGCTGCGTCCTTCGAACGCACGGAGGTTCGCGAGAACTGTGCTCGTTTCGAGCCACTTCGTCAGCCGCTCTTTGGCGATCTGCACGTCCACACCCGCTACTCCTTCGACTCCTACACCTCGGGGCAGCGCAACGGTCCCGACGAGGCATACCGCTATGCGAAGGGCGATGCGATCACGCTGCCCGACGTGGATGGCGAGCCCACGGTCGAGGCGAAGATCGACCGACCCCTCGACTTCACGTCGGTGACCGACCACTCCGAGTTCCTCGGCGAGATGCACCTGTGCACCGAGGACGCCTGGTCGATGGGCTACTGGACGCCCCTGTGTGTGCTGACGCGCGCCGACTCCTTCTATCTCCAACTCTTTGCGGCCGGCGAGTGGGTGGAGCTCGGAGTCCTCGACGAGTCCGAGACGAAGGAGCGCAGCGTCGCGTGCAGCCTGCCTGGCGGCGACTGCGAGGCCGGTGCCTCGGTGTTCTGGGAGAAGCTTCAAGAAGCCGCAGAGGCGCACTACGACCGCTCGGCGGAGTGCCGATTCACGACCTTCGTCGGCTACGAGTACACCGACGCCCCGGGCTTCCGGAACCTCCACCGCAACGTGATCTTCCGCAACGAACAGGTCATCCCGCTTCCCATCAGCACCTATGACACCGGGACGCGGAACTTCCCCGAGCTGTGGCGCCAGCTCCGGGCCCAGTGCATCGAGGGCGCGCCGGGCTGCGACGTGCTGTCGATCCCACACAATCCGAATCTGGCGGGCGGGCTGATGTTCCCCGACCCGAAGGACGAAACCGAAGCCAACGACCGGCGCTTCTTCGAGCCGCTGGTCGAACTGGTGCAGCACAAGGCGGCTTCCGAGTGTCGCTTCGATCGCCTGGCGGGCCGCGGCGTCGGCACCGAGGACGAGCTCTGCACCTTCGAGCAGAACAAGACGGACAACCTTGCCGCGCTGAGCACGCTGTTTGGAGAGTTGCAGACCGAGGAGGGGAAGGCGGTCGCGATCGACGACTACGCCCGGCGCAACATGGTGCGCAACGTGCTCGTCGACGGGCTCGCGCTCGAGCAGCGGCAGGGCGTGAACCCGTTCCAGATGGGCTTCATCGGCAGCACCGACACCCACAGCGCCGTGCCCGGCGGCGCCATGGAGTACGACTACGTCGGCCACCTCGGTCGTCGCGATACGGGTTATCGCAACGTGCAGGACCACTTCCAGGACAACCCGGGCGGTCTCGCGGTGGTCTGGGCCGAGGAGAACTCGCGCGACAGCGTGTTCGCGGCGATGCGTCGACGCGAGACCTATGCGACGAGCGGAACGCGACCGGTCGTTCGCTTCTTCGGAGGCTACGACCTGGGCAAGGATCTCTGCGACGACCCGGACCGCGTGGCGGCGGCCTACGCCAGCGGCGTGCCGATGGGCGGCAACCTCCCCGCGGCGCCCGAGACCGGCGCGCCGCGCTTCCTGGTGAGTGCGCTGAAGGACCCGGGCGTCGCGTCGCACCCCGGCACCGATCTCCAGCGCATCCAGATCATCAAGGGCTGGGTCGATGCCGAAGGCCAACCCCGCGAGCGCGTGATCGACGTCGCGGGTTCCGCGGACAACGGCGCGGGGGTCGACGCGAGCTGTCGACCGACCGGATTGGGACACGCGTCCCTGTGCAGCGTCTGGGAAGACCCGGACTTCGACCCGGCGCACCCCGCGGTCTACTACGCGCGGGTGCTCGAGAACCCGACCTGTCGTTGGAGCACGCTGCAGTGCCAGGCCGCCGGCGTGAACCCTTTCGCCGAAGACTGTGCCGAACAGGCGGCGGCGGCGACGGCCGCCGTGCAGCGCGCGGGCGGGCGCGGCGACGTCTACGGCAGCTGCTGTCTGGATCCGGCCGAAGAGCCCTTCTACTCCCCGGTGATCCAGGAACGCGCCTGGACATCGCCGATCTGGACGACACCGCCGGCGCGCTGA
- a CDS encoding acyl-CoA dehydrogenase family protein, producing MTQPITELAEDERIFRDTVREFAEERVRPLVADMERNRQQPRELLDELFALGLMGIEIPEQYGGAGATFFMSILAIEELARVDPALAIPVDVQNTLVVNQFLHWASDAQKEKFLPRLATDTVGSYALSEAGSGSDAFALETRAEKSGNDWRLSGQKLWISNAAEAGIYVVFANVDPGAGYRGITAFVVERDMPGFKVGKKEGKLGVRASSTCELTLDQVEVPGDHVLGEVGQGYKLAIETLNEGRIGIGAQMLGLAEGALAGAVEYAGQREAFGQKIGEFQAVQHLLAECATDVETMRLHVYNSARTREAGLPIVRAGAMTKLVGSRVAESVASRCIDVYGGIGVTEECPAEKYLRDAKVAQIYEGTTFMQLNTIARDVLREGA from the coding sequence ATGACCCAACCGATCACCGAGCTGGCCGAAGACGAACGCATCTTTCGCGACACCGTGCGGGAGTTCGCCGAAGAGCGGGTACGACCGCTCGTCGCCGACATGGAGCGCAACCGCCAGCAGCCGAGGGAGTTGCTCGACGAGCTCTTCGCGCTGGGGCTGATGGGGATCGAGATCCCCGAGCAGTACGGCGGAGCGGGCGCGACCTTCTTCATGTCGATCCTGGCAATCGAAGAGCTGGCCCGCGTCGATCCGGCGCTCGCGATCCCCGTCGACGTGCAGAACACGCTGGTGGTGAACCAGTTCCTGCACTGGGCGTCGGATGCCCAGAAAGAGAAGTTCCTGCCGCGCCTGGCCACGGACACCGTGGGTTCCTACGCACTCTCCGAGGCGGGCTCGGGCAGCGACGCCTTCGCACTGGAAACCCGCGCCGAGAAGTCGGGCAACGACTGGCGTCTCTCGGGCCAGAAGCTGTGGATCTCGAACGCCGCCGAGGCGGGAATCTACGTGGTGTTCGCGAACGTGGACCCGGGTGCCGGTTATCGCGGGATCACCGCGTTCGTCGTCGAGCGTGACATGCCGGGTTTCAAGGTCGGCAAGAAGGAAGGGAAGCTCGGCGTGCGCGCTTCGAGCACTTGTGAGCTGACCCTCGACCAGGTCGAAGTGCCCGGTGACCACGTGCTCGGCGAAGTCGGCCAGGGCTACAAGCTCGCGATCGAGACGCTCAACGAGGGACGCATCGGCATCGGGGCCCAGATGCTCGGCCTGGCAGAGGGTGCGCTAGCGGGCGCCGTCGAGTACGCGGGGCAGCGCGAGGCGTTCGGTCAGAAGATCGGCGAGTTCCAGGCCGTGCAGCACCTGCTCGCCGAGTGCGCGACCGACGTCGAGACGATGCGCCTCCACGTCTACAACTCCGCGCGCACACGCGAAGCGGGTCTGCCGATCGTTCGCGCTGGTGCCATGACCAAGCTCGTCGGCAGTCGCGTCGCCGAGTCGGTGGCCAGCCGTTGCATCGACGTCTACGGAGGCATCGGGGTCACCGAGGAGTGCCCCGCCGAGAAGTACCTGCGCGATGCGAAGGTCGCCCAGATCTACGAGGGGACGACCTTCATGCAGCTGAACACGATCGCGCGCGACGTCCTGCGCGAGGGGGCCTGA
- a CDS encoding enoyl-CoA hydratase/isomerase family protein — MPTESLDVERSGPLLHVWLSRPKQLNPISTSVLRELGDLFRNLETDFDIRAVVLGGRGRSFSAGADRRERREPDEGATERERRWFSQLGRRACQAIEDCEVPTIARVQGHALGGGFCLAQSCDFRVAAEDAEFGLPEVELGLPLTWGAVPRLIHEIGAARARELVMLGTRIDGRRAAEIGLVHRAVPAAELDDAVAQLAEQVLALPELAVHMTKTQLRGYARRDSLGDASEADGDLLGQAFQSPTLRERFRL, encoded by the coding sequence TTGCCCACCGAGTCCCTCGACGTCGAACGCTCCGGTCCGCTCCTACACGTCTGGCTCTCGCGACCGAAGCAGCTGAACCCGATCAGCACGTCGGTGCTGCGCGAGCTCGGCGATCTGTTCCGGAACCTGGAGACCGACTTCGACATCCGCGCCGTGGTGCTCGGCGGCCGCGGCCGCAGCTTCAGCGCCGGGGCCGATCGCCGCGAACGCCGAGAGCCGGACGAGGGCGCGACCGAGCGCGAGCGCCGCTGGTTCTCCCAACTCGGGCGACGCGCCTGTCAGGCCATCGAGGACTGCGAGGTCCCCACGATCGCGCGCGTCCAGGGGCATGCCTTGGGTGGCGGCTTCTGTCTCGCCCAGTCCTGCGACTTCCGCGTCGCGGCCGAGGACGCCGAGTTCGGTCTGCCCGAGGTGGAGCTCGGCCTGCCCCTCACCTGGGGAGCGGTGCCGCGGCTGATCCACGAGATCGGGGCCGCGCGCGCCCGGGAGCTGGTAATGCTGGGGACGCGCATCGACGGACGGCGCGCGGCCGAGATCGGGCTCGTGCATCGGGCGGTGCCCGCCGCCGAGCTCGACGACGCGGTGGCGCAGCTGGCCGAGCAGGTGCTCGCGTTGCCCGAACTCGCGGTGCACATGACCAAGACCCAGCTCCGCGGCTATGCGCGCCGCGACAGTCTCGGCGATGCCAGCGAAGCCGACGGCGACCTGCTGGGCCAGGCGTTCCAGAGTCCAACCCTACGCGAACGATTCCGTCTGTAG
- a CDS encoding PEP-CTERM sorting domain-containing protein: protein MRRHFVLSLLAMAALLMGADCDGSSGSSGSGGSGLSAAAAASDGGPILVPIDGETPGDGGDSPYDGDRSDHPGSVVPEPSAALIFGTGLLVAYAAQRRRK, encoded by the coding sequence ATGCGACGACACTTCGTACTCAGCCTGCTGGCGATGGCTGCGCTCTTGATGGGCGCCGACTGCGACGGAAGCAGTGGCAGCAGCGGAAGCGGTGGTTCGGGTCTCTCCGCAGCGGCGGCCGCGAGTGACGGTGGACCGATCCTGGTTCCGATCGATGGCGAGACGCCCGGCGACGGCGGCGATTCCCCGTACGACGGCGATCGTTCGGATCATCCTGGCTCGGTGGTCCCCGAGCCGAGTGCGGCGCTGATCTTCGGCACCGGCCTGCTGGTCGCCTACGCGGCCCAGCGACGTCGCAAGTAG
- a CDS encoding FAD-dependent oxidoreductase, producing MSTAIVHESEIPSWDDTADVVVVGLGAAGAATALEASAAGVDVLVLERAGGGGGTSAMSGGVLYLGGGTPLQKACGFEDSPEEMEKYLQASVGLSPDEAKLSLYCEGSVEHYAWFVAQDVPFKAVFYEGVSGEPPTDDGLVWSGSEQCHPYCDIAVPAPRGHVPQQEHATGPLLMRKLVAAVDASPARLSTNHRARALVRASDDRIVGLVCDHFGEERRIRARRGVVLTTGGFIQNDTMLEAHAPLTRRCQVRVGAEGDDGSGIRLGIAAGAATLHMDAVSISLPATQPWGLKRGVMVDARGQRFTNEDAYYGQLGERALLGRDGKAWLVVDDAVFEQPDYPRELVAVGETPDELEAELGLPPGSLGATLELYNRHAADGVDPVFQKAAKYVTPLVAPPFGAFDCTTDNSLYAAFTLGGLHTDVDGRVLDPEAAPIPGLYAAGRATSGLSVGGYSSGLSLGDGTFFGRRAGRSASQEPA from the coding sequence ATGTCCACGGCCATCGTCCACGAGTCCGAGATCCCGTCCTGGGACGACACCGCCGACGTCGTCGTCGTCGGCCTGGGTGCCGCCGGTGCGGCAACCGCCTTGGAGGCGTCGGCGGCCGGCGTGGACGTGCTCGTCCTCGAGCGCGCGGGCGGTGGCGGGGGAACGTCCGCGATGAGCGGCGGGGTGCTCTATCTCGGGGGCGGGACGCCCCTGCAGAAGGCCTGCGGCTTCGAGGACTCGCCCGAAGAGATGGAGAAGTATCTGCAGGCCTCGGTCGGCCTCTCCCCCGACGAGGCGAAGCTCTCGCTCTACTGCGAGGGATCCGTCGAGCACTACGCCTGGTTCGTCGCTCAGGACGTTCCCTTCAAAGCGGTCTTCTATGAGGGCGTCAGCGGGGAGCCGCCGACCGACGATGGACTCGTGTGGTCGGGCTCGGAGCAGTGTCATCCGTACTGCGACATTGCGGTTCCTGCGCCGCGGGGTCACGTCCCTCAGCAGGAGCACGCCACCGGGCCACTGTTGATGCGGAAGCTCGTGGCCGCCGTGGACGCGAGCCCGGCCCGGCTCTCCACCAACCACCGAGCCCGCGCGCTCGTCCGCGCTTCCGACGATCGCATCGTCGGGTTGGTCTGCGACCACTTCGGAGAAGAGCGCCGGATCCGTGCGCGCCGCGGAGTCGTGCTGACGACGGGCGGCTTCATCCAGAACGACACGATGCTCGAGGCACACGCGCCGCTCACCCGGCGCTGCCAGGTGCGCGTCGGTGCCGAGGGTGACGACGGTTCCGGTATCCGGCTCGGCATCGCCGCGGGTGCCGCCACGCTCCACATGGATGCGGTCTCGATCTCCCTGCCCGCCACCCAACCCTGGGGACTCAAGCGCGGGGTGATGGTCGACGCCCGCGGCCAGCGCTTCACCAACGAAGACGCCTACTACGGACAGCTCGGCGAGCGCGCCCTGCTGGGCCGCGACGGAAAGGCGTGGTTGGTCGTCGACGACGCGGTCTTCGAACAGCCCGACTATCCGCGCGAACTGGTGGCGGTCGGAGAAACGCCGGACGAGCTCGAAGCCGAGCTGGGTCTGCCTCCGGGCAGTCTCGGTGCGACCCTCGAGCTCTACAACCGGCACGCGGCCGACGGCGTCGATCCCGTCTTCCAGAAGGCTGCGAAGTACGTCACGCCGCTGGTGGCGCCGCCCTTCGGCGCGTTCGACTGCACCACCGACAACTCGCTCTACGCGGCGTTCACCCTCGGTGGTCTTCACACCGATGTGGACGGCCGGGTGCTCGACCCCGAGGCCGCACCGATCCCCGGGTTGTATGCGGCCGGCCGCGCGACCTCGGGCCTGTCCGTCGGTGGCTACAGCAGTGGTCTGTCGTTGGGCGATGGCACCTTCTTCGGTCGGCGTGCGGGGCGGAGCGCGAGTCAAGAGCCCGCGTGA